The following are encoded together in the Novipirellula artificiosorum genome:
- a CDS encoding sulfatase family protein, with protein MKNLLKAVVFCLISSSMAFANDRPNIIWVMGEDMGNELSCYGHPAVLTPNFDRLAAQGTRYTRAFCTAPSCTPSRNAMMIGVYQTRTDTQDQRRRGIVLPDGMKPITYLLQQAGYYTALGCGYSNKTDLNFAAETLFDGNDWKGRNKQQPFFAQITLGSSHRLKDGWAEIHKTSKRPVDPAAVEIPPYFPDHPVVRADWARYLEAIQYIDGQMGEILQRLEDEGIADNTVVVFIGDNGQCHLRGKCWLYDAGIRVPLIIRWPSEVPERTVSDELVSMIDVSATILDIAGIELPDYLDGHPILGPRAQTREHVFAARDLIDEVMDHIRCVRTKRFKYIRNYTPENGYHECRYVQQNRPMYPILKSLNEQGKLNEVQQLMWQEQKPLEELYDLQEDPFEVRNLADSAQHQAVRNKLAGLLDDWISDTQDKGLTVYTTH; from the coding sequence ATGAAGAATCTATTGAAAGCCGTCGTCTTCTGTTTGATCTCGTCGTCCATGGCGTTTGCAAACGATCGTCCGAACATCATTTGGGTGATGGGTGAGGACATGGGGAATGAACTCTCCTGCTACGGACACCCTGCGGTTTTGACACCGAACTTCGACCGACTGGCGGCACAGGGGACGCGCTACACCCGCGCCTTTTGCACCGCACCCTCATGCACGCCTTCACGCAATGCCATGATGATCGGCGTTTACCAAACCCGCACCGACACTCAGGACCAGCGGCGCCGAGGCATCGTGCTGCCCGACGGGATGAAGCCCATCACGTATCTGCTTCAACAGGCAGGCTACTACACCGCACTGGGCTGCGGCTACTCCAACAAGACCGACCTGAACTTTGCGGCCGAGACGTTGTTCGATGGCAACGATTGGAAAGGACGAAACAAACAGCAACCCTTCTTCGCCCAAATCACGCTTGGATCCTCGCATCGCCTCAAAGACGGATGGGCGGAAATCCACAAGACCTCCAAGCGTCCCGTTGATCCTGCGGCAGTCGAAATTCCGCCCTATTTCCCTGACCATCCTGTTGTCCGCGCCGATTGGGCGAGATATCTCGAAGCGATTCAATACATCGACGGACAAATGGGCGAGATCCTGCAACGCTTGGAAGACGAGGGGATTGCCGACAACACCGTTGTCGTTTTCATTGGCGACAACGGTCAGTGCCACCTGCGCGGTAAGTGTTGGTTATACGACGCCGGAATCCGGGTTCCCCTGATCATCCGTTGGCCGAGTGAGGTTCCGGAAAGGACCGTTTCCGACGAACTCGTGAGCATGATCGATGTCTCCGCGACCATCCTCGACATCGCAGGAATCGAACTTCCAGACTATCTTGATGGGCATCCTATCCTTGGACCACGTGCCCAAACGCGCGAACATGTCTTCGCGGCACGGGATCTTATCGATGAAGTGATGGATCACATCCGCTGCGTGCGAACAAAACGATTCAAATACATCCGCAATTATACGCCAGAGAACGGCTACCACGAATGTCGCTATGTCCAGCAGAACCGTCCCATGTACCCCATCCTCAAATCCCTGAACGAGCAGGGGAAACTGAATGAAGTCCAGCAGCTAATGTGGCAGGAACAGAAACCGCTCGAAGAGCTCTACGACTTACAGGAGGATCCCTTTGAAGTCCGCAACCTGGCGGACTCAGCGCAGCACCAGGCAGTGCGCAACAAACTGGCAGGCCTGCTGGATGATTGGATCTCCGACACCCAAGATAAGGGACTGACGGTCTATACAACCCATTGA
- a CDS encoding DUF4832 domain-containing protein, producing the protein MPSRFGNAHRRLETQLQPQQANGLAIAWGIRCFALVCIFLPSVASAQSTTFDLKPDFDTSIPLANPHKGWYHHYFDNGIQKYIPASDEELLSVPGMDHIYLRLSWAYLEPEQGKFHWEIIDREIEKWTDLGLKVSFRITCKETGRQPIEQQFATPKWVMELGAKGNYYLRDQPPGDPSLPWEPEFDDPIFLQNLENFLQAFAARYDGKPWLRYIDIGSIGDWGEGHVHYGSTMECDWQTRMKHLQLHTKYFKESQLVVVDDFIFKAPTKEGREELHQYVIDHGMTYRDDSILVDWYVETYGETFSVAHPELFEDVYRKTPTVLELQHLRHHTDNGKWEGEVGTPLSKHDATGADFLRGAIELMRATYIGYHGAADQWMQFPGNPKLSVELLNKCGYWYFPHRVTIPANPREEATIAVQWENRGVAPAYHPYKLRIRLTSADGQSVISTVDACNMRWMPADDSPLYSETYVVPEWTSLATGAYEIAIQMHCPAEQKPVLLPLRPKLKDDNGFYSIGTLTVH; encoded by the coding sequence ATGCCAAGTCGCTTCGGCAACGCTCATCGCAGGCTTGAAACTCAGCTCCAACCGCAACAGGCAAACGGCCTGGCGATCGCATGGGGAATTCGCTGCTTCGCCCTTGTTTGCATCTTCCTGCCCTCCGTTGCGTCGGCTCAATCGACAACGTTTGACTTAAAACCCGATTTCGACACGTCGATTCCATTGGCCAACCCACACAAAGGATGGTATCACCACTATTTTGACAACGGGATACAGAAATACATCCCTGCGAGTGACGAGGAACTGCTCTCCGTTCCTGGGATGGACCACATCTATTTACGATTGTCGTGGGCCTATTTGGAACCTGAGCAAGGCAAGTTTCACTGGGAGATCATCGATCGCGAAATTGAGAAGTGGACTGACCTGGGACTGAAGGTTTCGTTTCGCATCACTTGCAAGGAAACGGGAAGGCAACCGATCGAACAGCAATTTGCGACACCCAAGTGGGTCATGGAGCTGGGGGCCAAAGGGAATTACTACCTCCGCGACCAACCACCGGGTGACCCGTCCTTGCCCTGGGAGCCGGAATTTGATGATCCGATCTTCTTACAAAATCTAGAGAATTTCCTACAAGCCTTTGCCGCTCGTTACGACGGCAAACCCTGGCTACGTTACATCGACATCGGAAGCATTGGCGATTGGGGCGAAGGCCACGTCCACTACGGCAGCACGATGGAATGTGATTGGCAAACTCGGATGAAGCACCTTCAGCTGCATACGAAATACTTTAAGGAATCGCAGCTTGTCGTTGTCGATGACTTCATTTTCAAGGCCCCCACCAAGGAAGGGCGAGAGGAACTTCACCAATACGTTATCGATCATGGAATGACTTACCGAGACGACAGCATTTTGGTGGACTGGTACGTTGAAACCTATGGTGAGACATTCTCGGTGGCACACCCAGAGCTCTTCGAGGATGTTTACCGAAAAACGCCAACCGTTCTCGAGTTGCAGCATTTACGCCATCATACCGACAACGGCAAATGGGAAGGGGAAGTGGGGACGCCACTTTCAAAACACGATGCGACAGGAGCCGATTTCCTGCGCGGTGCCATCGAACTCATGCGAGCCACCTACATTGGATACCATGGAGCAGCCGACCAGTGGATGCAGTTTCCAGGGAATCCCAAATTGAGTGTTGAACTGCTCAACAAGTGTGGCTATTGGTACTTTCCGCATCGTGTGACCATTCCAGCGAATCCTCGGGAAGAAGCGACGATCGCAGTTCAGTGGGAGAATCGTGGCGTCGCCCCCGCCTATCATCCTTATAAACTTCGAATTCGATTGACAAGTGCGGATGGACAGAGCGTCATTTCGACCGTCGATGCGTGTAACATGCGCTGGATGCCGGCTGACGATTCACCGCTCTACAGCGAGACCTACGTGGTTCCCGAATGGACGTCATTGGCAACGGGAGCCTACGAGATCGCAATCCAAATGCATTGCCCCGCGGAACAGAAGCCGGTCCTGCTTCCGCTGCGTCCGAAACTCAAGGACGACAACGGCTTTTATTCGATTGGAACTCTAACGGTTCACTAG